Proteins found in one Quercus robur chromosome 2, dhQueRobu3.1, whole genome shotgun sequence genomic segment:
- the LOC126715471 gene encoding putative chloride channel-like protein CLC-g, whose product MATTNGDQDSVIVPLLSVQRTTPNSTSQVAIVGSKVCPIESLDYEIFENELFKQDWRGSSKVQVFQYIFMKWLLCFLIGLIVSLIGFCNNLAVENLAGTKFVVTSNMMLESRYGMAFFVFATSNFVLTLFAAIITAFISPTAAGSGIPEVKAYLNGVDAPGIFSLRTLVVKIIGSISAVSSSLLVGKAGPMVHTGACVASLLGQGGSRKYKLTCKWLRFFKNDRDRRDLVTCGAAAGIAAAFRAPVGGVLFALEEMATWWRGALLWRAFFTTAIVAIILRAFIDICLSGKCGLFGTGGLIMFDVYSANISYHVEDLPPVLALGVIGGILGSFYNFLLDKVLRVYNLINEKGIAYKIFLACLISIFTSCLLFGLPWIASCRPCPADASEACPTIGRSGNYKKFQCPPGQYNDLASLIFNTNDDAIRNLFSKDTNAEFQHSSMLIFFVTCFFLSIFSYGVVAPAGLFVPVIVTGASYGRFVGMLVGPHSNLNHGLYAVLGAASLLGGSMRMTVSLCVIILELTNNLLLLPLIMLVLFVSKTVADAFNGNIYDLIMKAKGFPYLEGHAEPYMRQLTVSDVVTGPLQLFHGIEKVSNIVHVLRTTKHNGFPVLDEPPLSESPVLFGIILRAHLITLLKKKAFFFPTPDRTGMDALKQFSASDFAKRGSGNGDKIEDIELNEEEMDMLIDLHPFTNASPYTVVETMSLAKARILFRELGLRHLLVIPKISSRSPVVGILTRHDFMPEHILSLHPLLVNSRWKRLRFRFPPMRKFF is encoded by the exons ATGGCCACTACCAATGGGGACCAAGACTCCGTCATAGTGCCTTTACTCTCCGTTCAAAGGACCACTCCAAACTCCACCTCTCAAGTCGCCATCGTCGGCTCCAAAGTCTGCCCAATCGAGAGCCTCGACTATGA GATTTTCGAGAACGAGTTGTTCAAGCAAGACTGGAGAGGGAGTAGCAAAGTGCAGGTTTTCCAGTACATATTTATGAAATGGCTGTTGTGCTTTTTGATCGGTCTGATCGTCAGTCTAATCGGTTTCTGCAACAATCTCGCCGTCGAAAATCTCGCCGGCACGAAATTCGTCGTCACCTCTAACATGATGTTGGAGAGCag GTATGGGATGGCATTTTTTGTATTTGCAACGTCTAATTTTGTTCTCACTCTGTTTGCGGCTATAATTACTGCTTTTATATCACCGACGGCAGCCGGGTCGGGTATTCCGGAAGTGAAAGCTTACCTGAATGGCGTGGATGCGCCCGGAATATTTTCTTTGCGGACTTTGGTTGTAAAG ATAATTGGCAGCATTTCTGCAGTGTCATCATCTCTTCTTGTGGGAAAGGCAGGACCCATGGTCCATACTGGAGCATGCGTTGCATCATTGCTGGGTCAGGGTGGGTCAAGGAAATATAAGTTAACATGCAAATGGCTACGATTTTTCAAGAATGATAGAGACCGACGAGATCTTGTAACATGTGGAGCAGCAGCTGGAATTGCTGCTGCTTTCCGTGCTCCTGTTGGTGGCGTGCTGTTTGCTCTTGAAGAGATGGCAACTTG GTGGAGAGGTGCCCTTCTATGGAGAGCTTTCTTTACAACAGCTATAGTTGCAATTATACTTCGTGCTTTCATTGATATTTGTTTAAGTGGCAAATGTGGCCTATTTGGTACTGGGGGGCTGATAATGTTTGATGTCTATTCAGCAAATATTTCGTATCATGTTGAGGATTTGCCTCCTGTGCTTGCCCTTGGAGTTATAGGGGGAATATTGGGAAGTTTCTATAATTTTCTATTAGATAAGGTTCTCCGAGTATACAATCTCATTAATGA AAAGGGCATcgcttacaaaatttttcttgCTTGCTTGATCTCCATTTTCACATCCTGTCTTCTTTTTGGATTACCATGGATTGCATCTTGCCGACCTTGTCCAGCTGATGCATCTGAAGCCTGTCCTACAATAGGTCGCTCTGGTAACTACAAGAAGTTCCAATGTCCTCCTGGTCAGTACAATGATCTTGCCAGCCtcatttttaatacaaatgATGATGCTATCAGAAACCTTTTCAGTAAAGACACCAATGCTGAGTTCCAACACTCCTCAATGCTCATATTCTTTGTTACCTGCTTTTTCTTAAGCATTTTTAGCTATGGGGTTGTGGCTCCTGCTGGTCTTTTTGTACCTGTTATTGTTACCGGTGCATCTTATGGACGTTTTGTTGGAATGTTGGTTGGTCCACACTCAAACCTTAACCATGGCCTCTACGCTGTGCTGGGTGCTGCTTCCTTGCTTGGTGGGTCTATGAGAATGACGGTTTCTCTATGTGTAATTATCCTTGAATTGACCAATAATCTACTATTGCTACCACTAATAATGCTAGTGCTTTTTGTTTCTAAGACTGTAGCTGATGCCTTCAATGGCAATATCTATGACCTTATTATGAAAGCCAAGGGGTTCCCTTATTTAGAAGGCCATGCTGAGCCTTATATGAGGCAGCTGACAGTAAGTGATGTAGTCACAGGCCCACTTCAGCTCTTTCATGGCATTGAGAAGGTCAGTAATATAGTACATGTTCTCAGAACTACAAAGCACAATGGCTTCCCTGTACTTGATGAGCCTCCGCTTTCTGAATCCCCAGTATTATTTGGTATAATCCTACGAGCTCACCTTATTACATTGTTAAAGAAGAAAGCTTTCTTCTTTCCTACCCCTGACCGAACAGGAATGGATGCCTTAAAGCAGTTTTCAGCAAGCGATTTTGCAAAGAGGGGTTCAGGCAATGGTGACAAGATAGAAGATATAGAATTGAATGAGGAAGAGATGGACATGCTCATAGATTTACATCCTTTTACTAATGCTTCGCCTTATACTGTTGTGGAGACAATGTCACTAGCAAAGGCTCGCATACTTTTTCGAGAACTTGGTTTAAGGCACCTGCTGGTGATACCCAAGATCTCTAGT AGATCTCCTGTGGTGGGTATATTGACAAGGCATGATTTCATGCCAGAACACATATTGAGTTTGCACCCTCTGCTGGTAAACAGCAGGTGGAAAAGATTAAGATTTCGGTTTCCGCCTATGAGAAAGTTCTTTTAG
- the LOC126715470 gene encoding calmodulin-binding receptor-like cytoplasmic kinase 3, giving the protein MEIKFILLLRMDIIVLSLLLLVQLPRIFASEFVQSKVCGTDSITYSNSNGHELFYINGDAVNEDLFCEALQFYHASGCIFDGYLGSNHCEVDLSLDGLVFKAGRKLFQRNLKEKSKSHDQHHMSTPKVAGMATTGALVLCCVFLCACFQRRKKPTSHAVLSKDPHSIDSASSCDANPAPEKIPASPHRMPIPPSPSRFSISPKLKGIGSLQLTLSQLSKATSNFSPSLRIGEGGFGTVYKAQLENGNMVAIKRAKKELFENLQTEFSSEVELLAKIDHRNLVKLLGYIDQGNERLIIIEYVPNGTLREHLDGQRGRILDFNQRLEIAIDVAHGLTYLHLYAEKQIIHRDVKSSNILLTESMRAKVADFGFARLGPLDTDQTHISTKVKGTVGYLDPEYMKTYQLTPKSDVYSFGILLIEILSGRRPVELKRPPEQRVTLRWAFKKYDEGSVGELVDPLMEEVVDAEVLMKMFSLAFLCAAPVRVDRPDMKSVGEQLWSIRADYLKSAKKVP; this is encoded by the exons ATGGAAATTAAGTTCATTCTTTTGTTGAGAATGGATATCATTGTGTTAAGTCTGTTGCTGTTGGTGCAACTGCCAAGAATCTTTGCCTCTGAATTTGTCCAGTCAAAGGTTTGTGGTACTGATAGCATAACATATTCAAATTCTAATGGTCATGAACTGTTTTACATTAATGGGGATGCGGTCAACGAAGATCTGTTCTGTGAAGCCCTCCAATTTTATCATGCAAGTGGTTGCATATTCGACGGGTACCTTGGAAGTAATCACTGTGAAGTGGACCTTTCATTAG ATGGTTTGGTCTTTAAGGCAGGAAGAAAActttttcaaagaaatttaaaagagaAGTCGAAATCCCATGACCAGCATCATATGTCAACCCCAAAAGTAGCTGGCATGGCAACAACTGGAGCTTTGGTTTTGTGTTGTGTTTTCCTCTGTGCCTGCTTTCAGAGGAGAAAGAAACCAACTTCCCACGCTGTTCTTTCTAAGGATCCACACTCAA TAGATTCAGCTTCTTCTTGTGATGCGAATCCGGCTCCTGAAAAGATTCCAGCCAGTCCACATCGGATGCCAATACCACCTAGTCCTTCTAGATTCTCAATTTCACCTAAACTCAAAGGAATTGGATCATTACAACTCACTTTGAGCCAGCTTTCGAAAGCAACCAGCAATTTCTCACCATCACTACGAATAGGTGAAGGAGGCTTTGGAACTGTCTACAAGGCACAGCTAGAAAACGGCAACATGGTTGCGATAAAGCGAGCGAAGAAG GAACTCTTTGAGAATCTGCAGACTGAATTCTCTAGTGAAGTTGAACTTCTGGCCAAAATTGATCACCGGAATCTAGTGAAATTGCTAGGTTATATTGATCAAGGAAATGAACGCCTTATCATCATAGAGTATGTGCCAAATGGTACTTTGAGAGAACATTTAGATG GTCAACGTGGAAGAATCCTGGATTTCAATCAGCGACTTGAAATTGCCATTGATGTTGCTCATGGCCTAACTTATCTCCATCTATATGCAG AGAAGCAAATCATCCATCGAGATGTGAAGTCATCCAACATTCTTCTGACAGAGAGCATGAGAGCCAAGGTGGCCGATTTCGGATTTGCAAGGCTTGGTCCATTAGATACTGATCAAACACACATTTCTACCAAAGTGAAAGGGACAGTGGGTTACCTAGACCCTGAATACATGAAGACCTATCAACTCACCCCCAAGAGTGATGTTTACTCATTTGGGATTTTACTTATAGAGATTCTGTCAGGCCGTCGTCCTGTGGAGTTGAAGAGACCTCCTGAACAGCGGGTGACACTTCGATGG GCCTTCAAGAAGTACGATGAAGGAAGTGTGGGGGAATTGGTGGATCCTTTGATGGAGGAAGTAGTGGATGCAGAAGTACTtatgaaaatgttttctttGGCATTCCTGTGTGCAGCACCTGTTCGAGTTGATCGGCCAGACATGAAATCAGTGGGAGAACAGCTGTGGTCAATAAGGGCAGACTACCTCAAGAGTGCAAAGAAAGTGCCTTGA